In Natronoarchaeum mannanilyticum, the genomic window CCGGATCACCCGCCAGTGCAGCAGGCTGTTGACGCTGACGTTCTCGTGGGTCGCCCGGGTGCCGCCCTGCCAGAAGTACCCCGCCTCGTCGGAGTACAGCACCGTGATCCCGCTGAGGAACTCGCCGTCGGCCGTGCGCGCGACGTACACCCGACAGCGCTCGTCGAGCGCGTCGACCAGGTCGCGGACGTACTCCCAGGACAGCGGGAACGTCTCGTCCTGTTCCTGGTAGCGGATCTTCGTGTCCTCGTACACCGACCGAGCGCCGTCGAGCCCCTCGTCGCTGATCTCGACGTCGATGTCCTCGCCGTCGCGAATCTCCCGCCGGAGGCTCTTGCTGAACGACGTCAGCACATCGTCGGGCGATTCGTCGGCCAGATCGAGCTGGTAGGTGAACCGCGTCCCGACGTCGAGGTCGGCCCACGAGAACGGGCGCGGGTCGTCGTAGCCCGTGCCGCAGATCGTCCGGAACAGCGTCAGCGAGTCGTCGACGCCGACGTCCTCGAGCACGGCCTCGACGAACGAGTTGTTCACCTTCTCGCGCTTGCGCTGCTTCGGGCTGGTCGGCATCACCAGCGGCCCCATCCGCGGGACGCCGAAGCCCGGCGGCGGCGACAGCACGGCGGAGCCGATCGAGCGGTCCTGGACGAGCAGCGGGAACAGCCCGATCGGCTGCTGGCCCTTGAACCCCCCGTACAGCCGCAGCTCGCCCGTCGCGTGCTCGTCGAGCACCGACAGCGCTTCCGGCGTCTGAAACAGTTCGACTCCCGAGTTCGGGAGCGCGTCGCTCCACTCCGAGATATCTAAGCGCTCGACTCTCATTCGGTGGTTCTGTCTGTGTTCCAGCGAGACCGGCCTTTGTTATCTCCTTCTTACCGGAAGTTCCAGCGTTCTCCGCCGTCTTCGGGATGTGCTCCTCTCGCAAGATTCTGCAGGGAGACGAACGGGGGGAGGGGGGTTTCCGCAATTTCCGCAATTCTCGCGCTCGGGCCGTTCCGGGGAACCGCCCGCTCTACAGAGAAAGCAAGGCGAGTGCCTCGGGGCTTGACCCCGAGGCGGTTCACAGAAGGCCGTTCCGCTTCGCCGAGCGTTCGATGTCGTCGACGACGTCCTCGAATCGCGCGTTGTCGCTCAGCACGTCGAGGACGACGTTGAGGTCGATGTTGAGCTCGAACATCCAACGCTCGCCGCCCCGCTTGCCGCCGGTCTTCTTCGACCCTTCCAGAAAGCTGTACAGGTCGAGCGCCTGCAGGTGGTCGCGGACGCTTCGCATCGTCGTCACGTCGACGTCGATCGCGGTGGTGATCGACTTGTACTCCGAGTAGATCTCCTTCGTGGGCGCGGGCGTCTCGCCTTTCGCTTCGAGCGCGGCCACCGACAGCAGCGACGAGTGCTCCTGGACAGTGAGGTTCTTGAGCCCCTCCAGGAGCGCGTTACGCTCGATCTCCTCGCGAGCGTCGCGCACGTGTCCCTCCGTCACGACGTCGTCGCCCGCGGTCTGGGCTTCAGTCCCGGATTTGTACAGGAGCCGGATCGCCTGCCGAGCGGAGCCGTTGTCCTGAGCGGCGTACGCCGCACACAGCGGGATCACGTCGTCCTCGAGGACGCCGTCGTGGAACGCCATCTCCGCGCGGCGGGTGAGGATCGCGCGCAGCTGGCCGGCGTTGTAGGGAGCAAATCTGATTTCTTCCTCGCAGAGCGTGTCCTTGACGCGCTGGGAGAGATTCGAGTGAAAGTCGAAGTCGTTGGAGATGCCCAGCACCGACAGCCGGACGTCCTCGATGTCGCCGTTCGCCTTCGCGCGGGAGAGCTTGTAGAGGATCGTGTCGTCGTCGCCGATCACGTCGATCTCGTCGAGCACGACGACGATCGTCCCGCCGATCTCCTCCATCCGCTCGAAGATCCAGTCGAAGAGGTTCGAGAGGCCGTGCCCGCGCGGGCGCTCGTCCCACTCCGGCGAGATCTCCTTGAGCAGCGCGCCGGCGACCTGGTACGAGGACGTCAGGTCCGCGCAGTTGACGAAAAAGGTGTGCAGTTCCGCGTCGATGTCGGCGCTGTCGCCCAGAAACTCCTGCAGCTCGGTCAGTTTGTTCTGGGTCGCGACAGTCTTCCCCTGACCGGCGGGACCGTAGATGAACGCGTTGTGCGGCGTGTACCCCCGGGACGCCGGTTCGAGGACGTAGTGGATGTCCGCGAGCTCCTCCTCCCGCTCGGGGAGCTCGTCGGGCGTCCAGTCGTCCTTCAGCGCGTCGTCGTGCGCTAGCACGTCCCCCGACTCGCCGAACTGTGGCATATCTCGACTGTCAGGATTACCACTTATAAAACCCCCCGTTCCGCAATTTCCGCAATTTCTGCAATCCAGGGTCGTTTATAAAACACGGGGGGAGGGGGGTTTCCGCAATTATCGCAAAACGGTGGGGGTGGGGTAGAGAGCGCGAACGGCGGTCGACGCCGCAGCTTTACTCGAACGGCGTCAAGTCCCGTTTCGCCCTTGTTATTATATTATAACTGTTTTGGTAACAGTAGTAGTAGCCGGTTGTAGTAATATCCCAAACCGCCGCAATGCAGAATGGTCTAGTATCAGAATGAGTCTCGATAGATTCTCTTCAGCGATTCTTTTATATTCTCTCCGCTCACGGTGGCAGTTCGGGGGGACGGGAAAACCGCGGAATTGCGGAAACCCCCCTCCCCCCGCCCCTCTGAGAGACGTCAACATGATCGACTCCCGTTCCTGAGTCAAACGTCAACGTACACCGATGAACGTGTGATCTATATCGAGGCAGAAATTGCGGAAGCACCCCTCCCCCTACAAAGCGATCAAGCCGGTTCGTCCCCAAATCGCTCGATCGAGGCGTCGTTGACGTCGATCTCGCCGGACGCCACCCGGTCGAACCACTCTTCGACGGCGACGCTCCCCGGTTCGTCGTTGAGGTAGGCGAGGATCGGTTCGGCGTCGAACACGACCGCGTCACTCATCGGTCGCCTCGTCGTCCTCCAACCCCTCTTCTTCCGGCACCTCGTCTTCGTCGGTTCCGGCGGCCAGCCGATCGACCAGCTCGTCGCTCTCGCGCTCGTCTCGCTCCCGCTCCTGGCGAAGCGTCTCCGTCGCGGAGCGGTCCTCGTCGTCCGACCGTTCGAGTCTCCGGAACTCGCGCATCGTCCCCACCGGGCGGACGACGATCTCGCCGTCCTCGCTCTCGACGAACTTCACGCGTCCGGGCGCCGAGATGCCGTGTTTCGCCCAGAGCGACTTCGGGATCGTCGCCTGGCCCTTCTCGGTGACGATCCG contains:
- a CDS encoding GNAT family N-acetyltransferase; protein product: MRVERLDISEWSDALPNSGVELFQTPEALSVLDEHATGELRLYGGFKGQQPIGLFPLLVQDRSIGSAVLSPPPGFGVPRMGPLVMPTSPKQRKREKVNNSFVEAVLEDVGVDDSLTLFRTICGTGYDDPRPFSWADLDVGTRFTYQLDLADESPDDVLTSFSKSLRREIRDGEDIDVEISDEGLDGARSVYEDTKIRYQEQDETFPLSWEYVRDLVDALDERCRVYVARTADGEFLSGITVLYSDEAGYFWQGGTRATHENVSVNSLLHWRVIRDVIEDPPMESVTKYDLMGANTERLCRYKSKFGADLVPYYVVESQGTGMDVAKRAYRMVSR
- a CDS encoding orc1/cdc6 family replication initiation protein codes for the protein MPQFGESGDVLAHDDALKDDWTPDELPEREEELADIHYVLEPASRGYTPHNAFIYGPAGQGKTVATQNKLTELQEFLGDSADIDAELHTFFVNCADLTSSYQVAGALLKEISPEWDERPRGHGLSNLFDWIFERMEEIGGTIVVVLDEIDVIGDDDTILYKLSRAKANGDIEDVRLSVLGISNDFDFHSNLSQRVKDTLCEEEIRFAPYNAGQLRAILTRRAEMAFHDGVLEDDVIPLCAAYAAQDNGSARQAIRLLYKSGTEAQTAGDDVVTEGHVRDAREEIERNALLEGLKNLTVQEHSSLLSVAALEAKGETPAPTKEIYSEYKSITTAIDVDVTTMRSVRDHLQALDLYSFLEGSKKTGGKRGGERWMFELNIDLNVVLDVLSDNARFEDVVDDIERSAKRNGLL
- a CDS encoding AbrB/MazE/SpoVT family DNA-binding domain-containing protein, with amino-acid sequence MSNTENGERIVTEKGQATIPKSLWAKHGISAPGRVKFVESEDGEIVVRPVGTMREFRRLERSDDEDRSATETLRQERERDERESDELVDRLAAGTDEDEVPEEEGLEDDEATDE